Genomic DNA from Cloeon dipterum chromosome 3, ieCloDipt1.1, whole genome shotgun sequence:
tgctattaatttaaaatattcattaccAGGGGCTGCCTGTTCCGATTCCGCCTACCAGCTACCCAGCAAGGTCGCATTCTGTTGGAAGTTTAATGGACTTGGACTTCCCTCAGAGGAAATCATCGCCGCCAAGGTTAACGATCCCACCACCCCCGTTGCCTATTCTACCCATCGAAGAGCCCGCCACGGCGCCCAAGAGAAAACTGCAGGAGTGCCCCAGTGGAGAAACTGGCGCAAAGAGAAAAGAGTCAAAGCCCGTTGCGCCTGCTGAGACGAAGAAAAGGGAGGAGCTGATGGAGGTGGATGACACCTCATCGTCAACAATCACTGAGCCGACCGTAAAGAGCAAAGAAAAACGCAAATCAGTCAGAGTTAAAAAGGAATCTGGAAAAGTGCCAGAGGCGGACGCGGCAGCGGTGCCAGCTGAAACTCCAGAGTCTCAAGCGTCCACTCCGCTCTCCGACTCTGACAAAACGAAGAGcctgaagaaaaagaaaaagaccGTTGAGATCAATGGAGAAGTCCCTCCAGAACCGAAAGCTGCAGCGCCAGCCCTGGAAGACGAGGCTTTGCTGCCTGCTCCGATCGAGGCTGTGAACGCCAGCGCCAAAACTGATGAAAAGCCAGTACCTCTCGCAGCTGAGCCGCTCATCCCTACACCGGTTTTGGAAGAGGCCGCTGCTGCACCTGCAGTGGCAGAGCCGCCGCCCTCAGTTCCTGCAGCTGTTGTTTCGGCTCCTCCGACAGAGCCGGAGCCAAAGCCAGTTGAAACCGTAAAAGCAGAGCAAGCCAAGAAGGAAGACTCGCCGCCAGCTGTTGAAAAGAGGAGGCCGCAGAGTCTGAGATACAGAACAAAGACCGAAGATCTTACATCCAAATCCGTCAGCCCTGAAAAGTCTATTGAAAAGAGGGAGATTCCTAAAAATGACGTCCGACGAAAGTCGAGTATATTTGAAAAAGCGGAAATGTTCAACAGCATGTCCTCGAATAACATCAACAGGACCTCTCCAGAAAagggtattaatttttttaatattctattaTCCCAGTTTTAATGAAGTTCACTTTGCAGGAAAGAAAATGTTCATTCCAGGGGTGAAGGTTAGTGACTTCAAATCAGCATTTGAAAAGAAACCTCCCACAAAGTCAGCCAGCACAAGTGTGGCCAGCGAGGAGCCAAAGATAGAAGCGCTGAAAAAGCCAGCAAAGTCCGAGTCTCCTCAGATTGAGAAGAAAACGATAAAGGAGCCTTCCTCTGCAGCTCAACCCCCTGCAAAGACTGCCATCCCTGCTCCTCAACAGGCAGCTACCCCGGTTGCACCCCCTGCACAGCCAGCAGTCGCCCCAGCACAACCAGCCAAAGCCCCGACGCCTCCAGCTACCCCACAGAAGCAGCCAGAACCCAAAAAGCAAGAAGCACCTGTCGTGGCCCCTGAAATCAAGCCCAAGTCGCCTCAGAAAGAGGTCGTTAGGCCTGCTTCTCCGCAGAAACAGTCCATCAAGCAGCCATCTCCGCCGCCCAAGGCAGCGGTTGCCAAGGCCAAGTCGCCAGATTTTGAATCGAAGCAGGCTGCTGAAGCTCAAAAGAAGAAGTCGACCTCCATGAAAATCACGCTTGAATCTAGTCCGAAATCTGCCACACTTCCTAGAAGAACGTCTAAGGCTGAAATCAGGCTCAATAACCCACCGGCAGCTGCACCAGCTTTTACTGCTACGGTGCCAGCCCCTGCACCAACGCCACCAAAGCAAGTGGAATACAGGTAAACTTTATTAGCATGTCAATGAGATATCAGTAAAcgtggaaataaatcaaaagtgtTAGTTGCTGAGCCAAGAAAGAGGGTTTCTTAGACGGCCAACTTGAAATAATCCCAtgttttggaataaaatttggttaGTTTGgctaaaatcttaaaaaataaatctgatagAACGTTTGATCTTGAATTTCCATATATTTTCCATGAAAACCCCTCATTTCATTTGAATCATTAATTAGCAacagaatttaattgaataattttaattttgtaggaCCGAGGTGGAGCACATGGTTGGAACACCACAGCCAGTGCAGACGCAGCGCTCAGAGGTTGCGTTCCCCGTGTCCGCAGCATCCAGCGCTGCGTCCATGAACGCGCAAGCAGCAGGCGCTGCGTCGCCGAGAGTGCCACGTCCATACCGACACTCAAACACAGCGCCGACGAGCAACGCCTTCAGGTCCATGTCTGCAGAGCCAGAGCTTAAGAAAGAGAGGATCATTCCGATCAGAATGGAGGGCGAGAAGGAGGTAGCCAAAGAGGCAAAGCCGCCTCCTCCAAAaccggcggcagcagcagcagcagtcaagAAGGAGCAGCTGTCGAGGCAGAGCACAGTCGAGTCGGAAGCTGAAAGTAAGAATCAGACGCACAGAGTGAGTGAGACATAAATTGATGCCCTATTTACAGCCGTGAAGGGCGAGCCTATTAGGAAGAGCCCGCGCGAGTTTATCATTCCGATTGCGGTTGAGGGAGTCGGCTACGTCACCCCCAGAGCCAGCAGCTTGGAGCCCTCTTCCGACTCGGTCCCATCTACGCCAGGAACTAAAGGCAGGTCAATGAGATTCAGCAAGCCCTTCGGAAGGTTTAtgaggtatttttattttgaatctgATGTTGTGTGTtctattaatataattttataaagtcAACTTAGTGAGAGTGAAGGAGGCGACACGGAAACCACTATCAATTCAAACGGAGGAGCGGCTCCTTCGTTCAGCAGAATGAATAGTGACCAAACTGAGGACGAACTAGGCCCGATGGCAGGCACCTTTGGTCGAGGATTGCACATGCATAGATTAAGGTAAACTTGCCCTTTATTTGAGGTCTCAGCTGCGAGATTTGCGGCTGACGGGACAGGCTTACCGAGTTTTTTGCCCGACGTTGGCAGCTGGCagtattttaaacgtgaagtttggtAGTGCTTAACGGCCTGATGGGCcgcaagaaatttttttctctgcaatttttaatttttgaccattttttactGGCTCTCCACACAACcaaaaatttgccggctggcgcaACGCGGCTGACTGAGACCTCTAGTTTTCATAAACCATGCGATTCTGAACATTTCAATTCTATAGGAGTTCTCGTCCAAGCCGTTCATCCCTGGAACACAACGACAGCCTGAGTTCTGGAGACGAAGATGACGACGAAGACAACTTTGAGGCTTTTACTGCGGAAACGCTCTTCTCGTCTCTCCTCTCACGGGTATTTATCATTAAGCGAACGAATGCATCATATGCTGCATCCAAATTAAACTAGCACGCACCTCAGCTGGTCTATCAAAGACTCGAGGCTGAGGGCACTAGTCTTTACAATAGCAGATTCTCTGTGTGTCAAGAAATGCATGCTATTGACTTTAGATGCGTGTTGGCCAGGTTCGAAGCCTCACTCAGAGGCTCAACGTTGACAACGATCTGAGACCAGGCTTCCCGAGCAGCAGACTCCTCAGCCAGAACTTCCCGCAACCCAGCCTCTTCAGCAGCAACTTCCCCAGCAGATTTGGAGAGCCGCTCACGAGGTAATTTCTTTTAGGATAGaataaatttctcttaaaatgtGGTTGATAActtgaaaatgcattttattaaactttGTGGAGTGTGGTTCTCTAAATGAGTGATTTTTGCGATTTTGTGCCAGTTACTCAGTGTCTCATCATGAAAGGATTGTAACTAGTCATGTGTAAGtaacaataatgaaattgtcAATTCTGCTGCATGGTGATTCATCCAGTTGTCTTGGCTAGCAGTCATTCGAATCATGATGTCTATTTTAGCATGAGTTCAAACTTGGAATTATTTGTAGTGCCTGATATCACTCTCCCTCAGAGTTCGCAAAATCCcgcattttttgctgccaGGCACACTTTCAAGTGGCTCTTGATCCGATCAATTTGTTAACTAACatctaattttagttttcttgtgaatattgtataaaaaatcggaaaaatgcgaaaaatctaaaaatgctggttttttgcgcattgcaaaattggcgaaccctgcttCCCCTTCATGTAGTCTCTTTAGGCCTGGCAGGAGCAGTTTGCCTCCCTGTAGTGCATCTtgcgtttttgttttaagtttATCTATACTAACAAGCTGTGCTTGAATTTAGGAGGCTGAGTGAGCACTCGAGGCTGAGTCGCAACAACAGCCGCGGCGAAGAGCATGCTGGAGGACACTGGAGGCGCAGTCTCAGTCGGGACGCGTCCGACGGCGACAGCGTCTACTCGGAACATCATCCAAGAGGTATTTTTGTCGGTCTCGCCTCCAGCACCCTCACCTTGCATATTCTAGTGCATTTTCTACCCCTTTTTATTCTCCAAGATCTTGTCAGATCAGAACaaagttttacatttttcgtgattttcgttcgaaaagagaaataattgtCTTTTTTGGCTTGTTGCATGAGAACAGTGAAAGTCCCTCGATAGATAAGTTTTTCCACACGCAGTAAGTCGGTTCTTTACAAAATGAGAATCGGTGTGTGTCAATTGCGCAATCTCTGTGGGAATCTGCGGCGAGTTACATGCGAGACGCGATCGAGCAGCCCGTTTTGTCCGCGCGGTCCGTGCGTTCGTGTTGTCTCTGTGACATGTCTGATTTCAGTTGTCGGTGTCCGCATGACGACGCAGTTGCCCACGTCCAGTTTCTCCACCCTGCCGCGCAACCTGACAGCCTCACGGGTCTCAGGGCTCGGCTTGCGCCGAGACCTGCCAACCTACTGACGCAGTCTCACGACCCCCTCCCACCTGGCACTCGGCAGAAGGGGCTGCAGTGCTCTTTACAGGGGTACCGCTCGTTCTCTCAATGTCTGTGTCACTAATAGGCCTGACAATGCTTTCTAACCATTAATTTCTTCATTCACCGCCCTCCCATCTTTAACTTCAGTCGTAATTTAGAAAGCATTGCTCAGCCCATTTGTGTTGATCGCAAGGAAAAGCACTCCAGACGCACCCCCagctgttttattatttctatattCTCTCTCTTTATCTCGAGCTAACGCCTCATTAAATTTCCACAGAGATATGCAGCATAAATCGCAAAGTAATACACTATGTAAACTCCACTGAACAAGAAACGACTGGTTTTCTGATTAATCTAACagcttgttgattttgtttttgtttcctttgttGTACCATTTGTAGTTGCTTCACCGGAACGCTGGCCTTAACCATAACATAAGCAAGACTGATCAATATCACACTCACTCCTGCAGGACTTGGCTGTAAGCGTTGACAGGTGCGTATCACACCACTCTCAGTCCACCAGCATGGTGTTTTTTGTTCGTTCCAAATCAATCTTTTCTACTTTCTACCGCCCCGTGCTTGCCTAGCCTCCAACACGATTAGTTTGGTTTTTCAGGAAGAGTGTCTAAAGAAGCTTCCGCCCGTAATATCTGAGAAATTGTGAGACAGCTCTCCTTTATACCttacgaaaatttccaaattgttTCCTCTCTTGATTTTACATTGCAAGCATCTAccagtattttttgttttattgataaaaaatatgacgAAGTTTCACGGGTTAAAAGGACACAATTGGCATGAggtgatttttgaaaaattttaagatctCCGTAACTCATCTCGCCGCGGTGCAATTTCGAAAATAAGGTTGTCTTAATTTATCTCGCACAGCCTGATCAAACTGACACCAAATTTGTGTTCTTGGTCAAGGTCAAAGACAAACCTGGCTATTAGGTGGCATATCCCCGCGACGAAACGAGTCAATTACTTGAGTTTTGCGCCGAAAATGCCGCGGGAATTAGGGAACGGGTTTGGGTCGaggatcaaaattttaattacaaaccaATAACTACCCGTGACATTTCTACATAAATATCATCacactttaattattttttcagcattaaaatccaaaccatttttaaaattccaatctcaCGTAAAGCATTATTTGCACAACAAAATCATGCTTTGTATTTTCACCCCCTTTGCAATTGCAACACAATGTAATGCCCTGAAAGAGCTGTCCCTTTGGCTTGCTAACCCACGCAAGGTTCTGATCTTCTGCCTGACCCCGCAGGAGAATATGAGGGGTCGAGCAACAGCGACTTCCGTCGGCACCACCACTACCAACCACCGCAGCAGGAGCAGTTCCGCCGTTCCAACTCGCACCAACCCTCGGAGCTGTACAAGCCCACCCCATACCGAGCCGACGCAGCCGAGCTTTACCgccaggagcagcagcagcagcggcatgCGCGGCGCAGCGGCGGCGTCTTCTCGGAGGGCCAGGGCCTCAACAGACTCAGGTCGCTGTCGCTCAACAGGGAGAACAGCTGGAAGAAGAACCAGAGGGCCACGCCCGACCGCTCCCTGTTGTCCAGGTACATCAACCAGCAGGAGCTGCAGGAGAGgtcgccgcccccgccgcctcccCCGCCCCCGCTCACCAGCGAGGAGAAGCGGCGGGGTCGTCGCACGTCGCGCTTCCTGCGGCCCGACTTCTTTGACATACCCAAGGAGGAGAGCGTGTACGCCAAGCAGAAGGAGGAAGAGGCCAGACTGAGGAAGGAGCAGAGGAGAGCTTCTGTTGAGAGACGCCAAATGGTTTGTTATATTTCTCActaaggatttttaaatataactagaggtctcagccgcgagatttaaggcggtgGTTAACGGGACcggcttagccgaatttttttcctggtaatattttaagcgtgattttttttttaattttaaccctttttcaccggcggctggcttggctggctgagacctctaaaaataacattttcttaaaatctagATCTTTACTAAata
This window encodes:
- the Nuak1 gene encoding uncharacterized protein Nuak1 isoform X5 gives rise to the protein MVVGEEASNAAPDEGAAAATTTSKNGPTTKPAISSNINNIMGGMESTAGVKLHNHRRKLRQRFDIIRKLGQGTYGKVQLGINKETGQEVAIKTIKKAKIETEADLVRIRREIQIMSSVRHPNIIHIYEVFENREKMVLVMEYAAGGELYDYLSERKVLSEVEARRIFRQIATATYYCHKHKICHRDLKLENILLDENGNAKIADFGLSNVFDNKRLLSTFCGSPLYASPEIVKGTPYHGPEVDCWSLGVLLYTLVYGAMPFDGSNFKKLVKQISQGDYFEPKKPSPASPLIRDMLTVTPRKRADIEKICNHWWVNEGYNENCYEIAETLANQTPVRLDLLLSLAPAPSSDKIVVPDKEEEGLPVPIPPTSYPARSHSVGSLMDLDFPQRKSSPPRLTIPPPPLPILPIEEPATAPKRKLQECPSGETGAKRKESKPVAPAETKKREELMEVDDTSSSTITEPTVKSKEKRKSVRVKKESGKVPEADAAAVPAETPESQASTPLSDSDKTKSLKKKKKTVEINGEVPPEPKAAAPALEDEALLPAPIEAVNASAKTDEKPVPLAAEPLIPTPVLEEAAAAPAVAEPPPSVPAAVVSAPPTEPEPKPVETVKAEQAKKEDSPPAVEKRRPQSLRYRTKTEDLTSKSVSPEKSIEKREIPKNDVRRKSSIFEKAEMFNSMSSNNINRTSPEKGKKMFIPGVKVSDFKSAFEKKPPTKSASTSVASEEPKIEALKKPAKSESPQIEKKTIKEPSSAAQPPAKTAIPAPQQAATPVAPPAQPAVAPAQPAKAPTPPATPQKQPEPKKQEAPVVAPEIKPKSPQKEVVRPASPQKQSIKQPSPPPKAAVAKAKSPDFESKQAAEAQKKKSTSMKITLESSPKSATLPRRTSKAEIRLNNPPAAAPAFTATVPAPAPTPPKQVEYRTEVEHMVGTPQPVQTQRSEVAFPVSAASSAASMNAQAAGAASPRVPRPYRHSNTAPTSNAFRSMSAEPELKKERIIPIRMEGEKEVAKEAKPPPPKPAAAAAAVKKEQLSRQSTVESEAETVKGEPIRKSPREFIIPIAVEGVGYVTPRASSLEPSSDSVPSTPGTKGRSMRFSKPFGRFMSQLSESEGGDTETTINSNGGAAPSFSRMNSDQTEDELGPMAGTFGRGLHMHRLRSSRPSRSSLEHNDSLSSGDEDDDEDNFEAFTAETLFSSLLSRMRVGQVRSLTQRLNVDNDLRPGFPSSRLLSQNFPQPSLFSSNFPSRFGEPLTSYSVSHHERIVTSHVRLSEHSRLSRNNSRGEEHAGGHWRRSLSRDASDGDSVYSEHHPRGEYEGSSNSDFRRHHHYQPPQQEQFRRSNSHQPSELYKPTPYRADAAELYRQEQQQQRHARRSGGVFSEGQGLNRLRSLSLNRENSWKKNQRATPDRSLLSRYINQQELQERSPPPPPPPPPLTSEEKRRGRRTSRFLRPDFFDIPKEESVYAKQKEEEARLRKEQRRASVERRQMQTAEEEARSRINRAISSLKQRSGGQDMTESSFIKRAVSSDDCAQLNESPRSSGKVNSVLGMFRKMERPPDRSAVSRFRRAKSVYENSSSDSVPTDYQQDYSRYKRPEAPTSSSRTPSAFLPYRSNNSEDKSLEDDLSDDFMRHNSSRDGQDDSFDSWSVNSDPQEPPEDETVSDRIRRKSFYTRFNDYVTPKKQPAKPSPEVAAILEKGIRKQQKQQRHREQQEQQRRQQQTASAAAPRLNNNFCSLPRGWEPQMEQDYYQQARKLNRYSQQRSHPTVPSYPLQPPSRRPTRPPSPPPMVDH